The Microcaecilia unicolor chromosome 13, aMicUni1.1, whole genome shotgun sequence genome has a window encoding:
- the PIGW gene encoding phosphatidylinositol-glycan biosynthesis class W protein has protein sequence MSDKLLKEAFVSNLNGTSPAETTVGLSVPPLCMFCRGLLLILYHLKHEEPLYSWKSHLLMDFLLLVVPFVFSSTILSDILILVPITIATLASTLLYKIYRARNNNIKVPLKKMIKTFQERNIGSKSVSSITILRVFINMLTAICILAVDFPLFPRRYAKTETYGTGIMDFGVGGFIFVNALVSPEVRKRHDLLKSKFPIVVKQLLSVWPLIFLGIGRLISVKATGYHEHVSEYGVHWNFFFTLAIVRLVASLILMVFPINNSWIIAASIGIFYQLLLETTKLKIFILSGNSRVGFLNANREGIFSLFGYLVIYMVGVQVGLYMLKKRSLVKDWINVAFSLLLGSLMLFTFFNLLHIFVEPVSRRMANLTFCIWILVQCLLFLSFILLSDLALVFAEHLVNKDNVPCSWNLSKLPNTSSLKHNSEKKPLKEGTQVPNLCLVEAVARNQLLFFLQSNVMTGVVNMSIDTIHCGTFFSLVVLLVYMFCNCLIMYWLHIKNITFKCW, from the coding sequence ATGTCTGACAAACTGCTTAAGGAAGCCTTTGTCAGTAACTTAAATGGAACTAGCCCAGCAGAAACCACTGTGGGTTTAAGTGTGCCTCCACTCTGCATGTTTTGCAGAGGGCTGCTGTTGATTTTATACCATCTGAAACATGAAGAGCCTTTATATTCATGGAAAAGTCATCTACTCATGGATTTTCTTCTTTTGGTGGTTCCTTTTGTGTTCAGCAGCACAATTTTGTCGGACATTCTCATCCTTGTGCCAATTACCATAGCCACACTGGCATCTACATTGTTATATAAAATTTACAGGGCAAGAAATAACAATATTAAAGTACCActtaaaaaaatgattaaaacctTCCAGGAAAGAAACATAGGTTCTAAGTCTGTCTCATCAATAACCATATTACGTgtttttattaatatgttaaCTGCCATCTGCATTTTGGCTGTAGATTTTCCCTTATTTCCCAGGCGCTATGCTAAAACAGAAACATATGGGACAGGTATTATGGATTTTGGAGTGGGTGGATTTATTTTTGTCAATGCTCTTGTTTCTCCTGAAGTTAGAAAAAGGCATGATTTATTGAAATCCAAATTCCCTATTGTGGTCAAACAGCTGTTATCTGTTTGGCCACTAATTTTTCTGGGAATAGGGCGGTTAATCAGCGTTAAAGCCACAGGGTATCATGAACATGTCAGTGAGTATGGTGTGCACTGGAACTTTTTTTTCACACTAGCAATTGTGAGATTGGTAGCATCACTAATTTTGATGGTCTTTCCAATAAATAACTCTTGGATTATTGCTGCAAGTATTGGCATATTTTATCAACTGCTTCTTGAAACAACCAAACTTAAAATATTCATTCTGTCTGGAAACTCGAGGGTTGGTTTTCTAAATGCAAACAGAGAGGGAATATTCTCTCTCTTTGGGTATTTGGTTATTTATATGGTAGGTGTACAGGTAGGTCTATATATGTTGAAGAAACGATCTTTAGTCAAAGACTGGATTAATGTGGCCTTTTCTTTACTGCTGGGCAGTCTTATGCTTTTCACGTTTTTTAATCTGCTTCATATTTTCGTGGAGCCTGTATCCCGCAGAATGGCCAACCTGACTTTCTGCATCTGGATATTGGTTCAGTGTCTTTTATTCCTCTCCTTTATTTTACTAAGTGACCTTGCTTTGGTGTTTGCAGAACATCTGGTGAACAAAGACAATGTGCCTTGTTCTTGGAATCTTTCAAAGCTACCAAACACAAGCAGTTTAAagcacaattcagaaaaaaagccACTGAAGGAAGGAACACAAGTTCCAAATCTTTGTCTTGTAGAGGCTGTTGCTAGAAATCAGTTACTTTTCTTCTTGCAATCAAATGTTATGACTGGTGTAGTCAATATGTCAATTGATACCATCCATTGTGgaactttcttttctttagttgtcCTCCTTGTGTACATGTTTTGTAACTGTTTGATTATGTATTGGTTACACATCAAAAATATTACTTTTAAATGTTGGTAA